In the genome of Oncorhynchus nerka isolate Pitt River linkage group LG4, Oner_Uvic_2.0, whole genome shotgun sequence, the window CTGTAGGCTGATCTCTTCCAGAACAAACAAGATTATTCTGGTGTTTAGAGACTTTTAGTTTTGTTCATGTGTTGTCAGTGTATTAACTGGACAGAACTCTGAAAATCACTTTAAACCTGTGAAATTGCCAAAATTTGCATTTTGGATGAaaacaaacatgttttttttgctAGACAGCTATTCAGAGACTGAAAACTGATGAAAGGTGGTTCATTTTAAGCTGcttttgatgatgatgatgatgatgaggaggaggaatacTAATAGTTAAACAAATATGGTACTTATTGTCATTGGTACTGATCAAAccacttttaaaaaaaaaaataagttGTCTTTATTTTTATACAATCGTATCTTACCGTTCTAATGTTGCAAATAAACAGTTCAATTTGTGCAAAATCTAAATCTGTCATTTGTGTTTAATTTAGGCCTACTGCAGAAAACCATTATTTTAAAGCATTTGAACGCCTCACAGTATTATGTTATTAATGTAAGCTTCGTTGAGTAGGATTTAACAGAAAATGGCTCCAGGCTGTTCTCCATATAAATTGGCCATTGTGCTGTGTtgtgaaagtttttttttttctctcacaaaGATATGCTTGTGTCCCGTAAGTCTTCATAGTCAAAAGACCGACTGTGTATCAATCTTGTGgacctgtgtaaacgcagcctcagTACCACATGCAAGAAGGTACTTAATGGGCTTGATAGATGGATACATGTTATGGCTTGCTACAATGAACTGATAAGATGACTGGAGTCAACATGATCAGATTGATTTTCATCAGTAACTTGATGTAACAGACTTGTAGTCTGTCAACTGAACTGGCTCCATATCCTGTAGGTAGGTAATTTACAAAGTTTTTAAAATGTCTCTTTAAAAGTGCTCCCATTTGTCCACTGGGTGGCGACCACTACACAGAAACAGCCACTCAACTGACACCAGTTTAGCATTAGTCTTGCCATCTATCACAAAGTGATTCAAACTAGATGTATAGTAGGTCATCTCCAGTAATCTGCACTGACATTAACCATGTATTTTATCATGGAACACCATCAATAGATAGTTATTACCTGGCATCCTTagactgtctctcacacacaagaTATCCTTAACTCTGTATACGGTTGTATTTTCACAGGGACACGAGACTGCTGTGAGCACTGGGGTGTTACAATCTATTGTCTAACATAATACCTGAAAATTGGTTGTGTAGATTTAGAGAGGAGAGACGATTCACTGTGACCTAAGTAGTTTCAAAAGGTTCATGATCAATTCTTCTATTTATTTGCAGCAAAGCATCGGCCCAACCAAGGCCACTAAGCAAGATGACTTTAGTCTAACCTGCAACAGGCATGCCTGCTGCTAGGCTCAAGGTGACAGAGGGTATCATCCCGATTAGTGAGTGGAAAAAATGTATGAGGTGTTGACCGAAGAAAGGGGAAACCATACCGTCTGGATTCTGTGTGAGGGCAAGTAGAGATTCTAAAATGGACTGTCCCGAAGAGGAGTATGAGCAGATGGGCTGTCCTCGGGGACTGTTCCCCCTGAAAATTCTGGAATATTTCTGGAGAGATGCATAGGGGACCGGCTCTGTGGATAAGAGCGTAAAAACCTAGAAGATATTACATTGTTTGCAGAATGTGCAGTAGAGGCCACAACCCACAAGTTCTCGATCCCAAACACTCGACTCTGGATCTTTACAGAGGAAACTCTTTTTATGCCAGGACCTGAAACAACTATTGGGAAGAACTAGTTCTCATAAAACTTAAAGCATATATTTTGTTCATAAAACAATCTAGTTGTCTTGTGATCATTACAGCAAAAATAACTAACTAGTTCATTATGTCACAGTTTGTATTTTGATGGTTAAACATGGGACATGACATGAGGCTCGAGATGGTGAAGTAAGTAGGTTGGATATATTCAAATGTCAAAACAGAAATTTTATCAAAATATGAAATGAAGAGTCACAAACTGGGCAAATTGAGTGGAGACTGCATCCAGTGCTGAATGGCTTCAACTGGACATCTGAATAACGTTAAACAAAAGGATCACAATGGAAATAACTTGTACACATGCCAGGACCTCTGTGGCTACGCTACATGTATTTTTGTGGGGGGGTGAGTTCACATTACACCTTTTTGGATTCATCATATGGCCATATCCATGCCAGACTTGAGTAACACACTTCATTAATTTAAATGAATGGAAACATTTAAAGTGTTCTTGTCATTCCATGAATGAGTTAAATGCACTACATAAccaaaagaatgtggacacctgctcgtcaaacgtctcattccaaaataatggcCATTCatttggagttggtcccccatttgctACTCTATCAGTCTCCacacttctgggaaggctttccactagacgttggaacattgctgcggagacttgcttccatttagccacgagcattagtgaggtcgggcattgatgttgggcaactaggcctggctcgcagtcggtgtccgaattcatcccaatggtgttcgatgtggttgaagacagggctctgtgcaggccagtcaagttcttccacaccgatctcaacaaaccatttctgtatggacctcgctttgtgcacgatggcattgtcatgctgaaacaggaaaaggccttccccaaactgttgccacaaagttggaagcacagactcGTCTAGAATGTAAACTAATGCTGTCGTGTTAAGAttgcccttcactggaactagcccgaaccatgaaaaacagccccagcccattcttcctcatccaccaaactttacagtgggcACTATGCATTCGAGCAGGTAGCGTTGTCCTGgcgtccgccaaacccagatttgtccatcggaccaccagatggtgaagcgtgattcatcattccagagcattagtttccactgctccagggtccaatggcggcgagctttacacaacgcttggcttgtgtgcggctgctcggccatggaaacccatttcatgaagctcccgacgaacagttattgtgctgacgttgcaaccagaggcagtttggaactctgtagtgagtgttgcagccAAGaacagcactcggtggtcccattcTGGGAAAATGTAGCTGGACTCTTACAgtacctgtatacatggatgaatgctTCACGGCAGACTGGAACCACTTTAACTAATTACGGTGTCCTGTGTCTTTTCCGATCTTTGTCGATAACGGGTCctaaattcagggcagcaatgttgttgagagcagtagcaacacttttgcagttgtCCATGGCAGTCCAATCCGATCTCATCTCTCGGCAtttccagcccatccattatttcagccaatcatggctagcagggAGGTTTCTGtttttttccatggctaaaccaactaggctcgtaatttaaaaatgtatttgtatttacagatgacatacacaattgttattaaggcacatgaaagaagGCATTTGTGCCCCAAAACgcatatggatttttttttttaaatgcctctTCTGTGACGTGTGACAATCACCTAGCTTCTTGAAACGGGTCACATTTGTGTCAgtaaaaaaatatgaaaatgcACACATTTATTCACACAGGGTATACTTAAAAAACGATTTTAATCTATTTTATAATGTTCAACTTTTCATCATAGCAAAAAATGTGCTCATCAGCACATTTAATCTTATGTACCTAGCTAGCTAGGCCTATAATCACTATCTTAGAGATCCTAATTCTGTGGTGACTATACTGTTAGGTTCATGTATGGGCATCCATAATTAGTCTTTTGAGTAGTAAATGTTGCAAGATCATCACTTCTCTTTGTCTCCCTTTGATTTTTACAAGTCAATAAAGTAAAATTGTCTGTTTAGAAAAACTTTTGCCAGGACAATGCGGTTAACAGCCGTACTGTCAATGGCTGCTAAGGCTACCTTCCCTAAAGACTACAGCTACGGCACAAGTTGGCCTTGGACAATAGCAACCAAGAGATTGAACCCACCATGCAAGAAGAGAAGAAATGCGTTCATAGAGCCCATAGATTACGAGGACTGGTCTGTTTTCACAGGGGACACAGTAAGTGGTCATGAGACAAAAGGACATTGAAGACCTTTAGGATGTATGATACAGAACACTGATATTGCAGTTATGTGGCAAATTATTTTGCAGAGATACTAGACACCAAGACACAAAGAAACTGTTAACCATGGAATTCCTTGCTATAAAATCAACACGTGAAGGGTAATGATAATGAGGTGAATGTAATGTAGGACTGAGAGGGGAGAGTCCCTGTCAAGTTTTATTCAGCCATTAGcctaacattttttatttaaccttgatttaactaggcaagtcagttaagaacaagttcttattttcaataagtgggttaactgccttgttcaggggcagaacgacagatttgtacctgcaTTGGAAGTCctacctggtctttgtggttgaatctgtgtttgaaattcactgcttgactgaggccTGTTAAACACAGAGTCCATACAACTTATGTGACTTTTAAAGCACATTTCTACTCCGGAATCTATTCAGGTTTGCcttaacaaaagggttgaatacttattgactcaaacatttcaaaaacatacttccactttgacattatgtggtattgtgtgtaggccagtaacaAAAAAAAATCTTAATTTGATTAAAGTTTTAATTCAgtttgtaaaacaaaaaaaatgtgaaataagtcaaggggtgtgaatactttctgaaggcactgtaggtgagTTGGGTCAGCTACATGCttgtatactacacacacacacttccttctGAATTGACACCCCTAATTTTGTAATCCCCTTTTTTGGTTGGTGTCTGCCATCCCAGACGGACACCAGTCCGGAGGACACACTGGATAAGACTTACACGCCCTCCCTCAAGACTCTGAAGGAGGAGGCGATGGAAAAGACTTACCCGCCCTCCCTCAAGACTCTGAAGGAGGAGGCGATGGAGAAGACTTACCCGCCCTCCCTCAAGACTCTGGAGGAGGAGGCGATGGAGAAGAATTATCCGCCCTCCCTCAAGACTCTGAAGGAGGAGGCAATGGAGAAGACTTTATCCGCCCTCCCTCAAGACTCTGAAGGAGGAGGCGATGGAGAAGACCTACCAGCCCTCCCTCAAGACTCTGAAGGAGGAGGCGATGGAGAAGACTTACCCGCCCTCCCTCAAGACTCTGAAGGAGGAGGCGATGGAGAAGCTGGGCATCGAAGAGCCCAAGAGGAACCGGAAGACTTACTGGTACTGAGGGGCGAGACCCTTTGGTGTCTGGGCCACACAGACACGGGTTGGGGAATTGCATCCAtggtctccctcccccttcttatTTCCACATTGGTCACAACGGGGGGGCCTACTGTAGGCCTATAGATCTGTGTGGTAAAGGCATGTTACCAGTTCCACATCGCTCAGTCTAGATGGATATCAGTGGAAACAGGTTGAGGGAGTACGGTAACGTGATGGGAACCATCATGTGCGCACAGACATGAAACTGGATTACTGGTCCCGTTTCAGGCAGAAATTCAGCAGAATTCAATATTCATGATGCTTTCAGAGTTTGTCTTCCATGTTTTGATTTGTATTCATGTCATGAATACGTGTCTAAGCAATACACAATCCTGTTCTTGATATGACTTGACGTTTTCCTCGATAATGGGACATCGAAAATGAACAACAGAAATAAGCCTCGTGTTTCTGTGCTACAAATTGAGGATGTACAACGCTGTCAATGCTACATCTGCACATGTCGTAGAATTGGCTCGTTTAGTTATCCATTCAGATGTTGAACAAGTGGTCTTGTCAAAGCATCCCTAAGTAAACCTACGGCTAAGACTTAGATGAACATGTGGAAAGCTGCAATGACGTCTCGTTGTTACCAAAACTGCACAATCAGCAACTAACTAAATCTTTTTAAACAGGGGTTTACTTTGCAGGCAGAACTTGGCATTTGAGGGACAGATTGACTGACAGAGAGCTCGGAATTTGACAGACAGGTCTGAAATCAGAGTTAACAAATATGTCAAGGCTCTAATGGTCGGAGCCAAAGCAAACGCAGTGGTAGGGGAAAAAAACAAGCTGCCAGCCTCTTGTAAAAGGGTCTGGGAGGCTGAAGCAGAAAATACCTGTCATTACACATCTTGGGAAAGCCCACAGCCACTTTGGCCATTTATTATATGTTAAAAATAGATATATTTTACTTCTGGGGCCAGGGTGTAATAATGCCCTTTAGCCATGTTAAGCTTTAAGACAaatatctgtgtctctctttccaaTCCGTCTGGAGGAAAGAGGCAAAGGACCAAGTAATGAAGATACTCCAGAAGTAAATCCCGAGCTAGGGAGTGGCATGGAGCGAAAAGTCTTCTCAATAGGCCCACACTTGCCTCATTTGACTAGcaggactctccaaccctgttcctggagaactactgtcctgtaggttcactcTAACCccaatctagcacacctgattcaaataattagctggttgacaAGTTTAATTAGTTTAGatacaactggggttggattgaaaacctacAGCAGGGTAGCTCTCCAAGGAACAGGGTCAGAGAGCCCTGGACTAGGGTGTGTCGTTTTATATACGTCACCTCTATGGGAAGTTGGATGTGTGTGACGTTATTCAAACTCTTACCACAAGGTGGTGCACAAAACACTCCAAGTTTTAGATGATGGCCAAGAAGGGGAAAGCCCCCATATAAAACAATAGTGATGTACTGAACTGTTGAAAATCAATGATTTACAATTGATTCCTTACTTGTTATTTTATAGAAGAGTAATGATATTCTGCCGGTCAATAGTGGAAAACCTACTGTTTTCCTTAGTCAACTGAAAAGCTGTccatttccatccacagtttatgTGAATAAAGTCATACCATATAAAACAAGTCAGGACagttgtgatggaaacaggaagtttcggtacaattttataaatgccaacAGATAATTTGGTCGTTTGatatggtgggatctttttgtgttggtaaaattaattatgcgagaaatggcggtggaaatATGGATATCATATCATCATATCAAAGATCATATGGAAGTATACTTGGGAGTCACGCTATGACATGGTGCTCCCAATAAGACTCAGAAACCATGccgtttattaggctacataGGAAATAAGTTATGATGCACTTCACAGGGttgtgaaagtgcaaggtgatctTGGTGCTGCTTTTCAATacatatcgagggtcttattgtcacgttctgacctttatttcctgtgttttgtattagttagtatggtcagggcgtgagttgggtgggcagtctatgtttgtttttctatgatttgagtatttctatgtttcggcctagtatggttctcaatcagaggcaggtgtcattagttgtctctgattgagaatcatacttaggtagcctgggtttcactgtgtgtttgtgggtgattgttcctgtctctgtgtttgcaccagataggctcagtcacttggttttttcttttcaattgttttggaagagaagagaacgagcgccattctccttgcggagatggtgctaaatacatcaacacggtcggtccctgggattggactggccaacacgattcggtttgcttggaaggaaaaggagtttgagcctttaggacgggaatcctttggaaggataatattgatggggattctaaagctgacggtgaaggacgtgttttgtttccaaggcaactcgttggagggagcatacgacgttgcactatatacagaggaaaaacacgatgatatcctgagaagggcaagagcagtgggaggtgagaggccgatgtgccactacgaaataacaagcctggcgaagaataactttaggtttgtaactgtaaacatttacaacccttacgttaaggacgaagaggtgagggcttttctggggagatacatggataacgtctcctcagcaaggcacctcaaagactcccttgggttttggaatgggaggagaggcttccaggccctcctcagagaggacccaaagggacatggtggctacctccatcctcctgctatgttctccctaggggctgacagggggacgttgtattatgcacgtcagcccccattttgcagacgctgtatggcctacggtcacatattcgcctcatgcagtgcaagaaaatgcagattttgtgcatctgaggatcacgaggcgagggattgtgacaagcctaagacgtgccatgggtgtggctcgtcagcacacctgtggagggggtgcccggcccgtcagaggtcatatgcctctgcggctggggggagcaggagcggggatgggggaagaagaggagggaaggaagcacgcctcatgaccagagttcaggtccagagggaaggccacaaggaaggaggaggagccagaagcggcggatggaagagagaaggaaacggaaggcacgggagtaggagaaccagaaaaagcggcggaagaaggcaaccgagtggaggagcatgagagagaagaaagcgagggaggagtggtggagaaggagacggtggaagagaaagtggactgggggaaagtgccatggtggaagagatgaggggtatggtggaggagctggcggggggggggggggggtggtatctcttcactgccgccatcaccaaagaagagtatgaagaggagggggcgattggccgacagtgagggggaagggatggccaagacacacataacaagactcaggactactgggtacaagaggaggtggggagttttttgtttggggactcagcctccccaatttttttccaaaccagctgcaacactggggagggggaggattgtgggggtagacccagggtgcagggcaccccggagccaaacactattcctgcatcctgggagggtgtgatggaggaagaggggggatgtcgggattacggatggtgttctcaccggtagatatggagcaggggagcatcgggtgagtctcc includes:
- the LOC115128779 gene encoding large ribosomal subunit protein uL24m-like, with the translated sequence MRLTAVLSMAAKATFPKDYSYGTSWPWTIATKRLNPPCKKRRNAFIEPIDYEDWSVFTGDTTDTSPEDTLDKTYTPSLKTLKEEAMEKTYPPSLKTLKEEAMEKTYPPSLKTLEEEAMEKNYPPSLKTLKEEEEAMEKTYQPSLKTLKEEAMEKTYPPSLKTLKEEAMEKLGIEEPKRNRKTYWY